In a single window of the Nicotiana tomentosiformis chromosome 10, ASM39032v3, whole genome shotgun sequence genome:
- the LOC104087391 gene encoding uncharacterized protein, producing MMEAMYPHIYWTPCAAYCINLMFGDIFKENPYASVFTKAVKIYSYISQRPLLLNLMMKFTNERNLVRPVKIRFATAILTLHSFYLQKKNLRKLVLSNEWKDNRYAKEAAGKETAKVLISPSFWNDVVRALKVGGPLIRVLRMVDGERKPPMGYLYEIMDRAKETIETSFEGDVRKYEKVFEIIDSRWSNQLHRPLHAAGHLLNPRLLIILWIQRYGLDTINVDSICYIFKID from the exons ATGATGGAAGCTATGTATCCACACATTTATTGGACTCCATGTGCTGCCTATTGTATCAACTTGATGTTTGGTGACATATTCAAGGAAAACCCATATGCTTCAG TTTTCACTAAAGCCGTCAAGATATATTCTTACATCAGTCAGAGGCCgttgttgttgaatttgatgatgaaattcacaaatgaaagaaatttggtgagaccgGTCAAGATTAGATTTGCAACGGCTATCTTAACTTTGCATAGTTTTTACTTGCAGAAGAAAAACTTGAGAAAGCTAGTTCTTTCAAATGAATGGAAAGATAATAGATATGCAAAGGAAGCTGCAGGGAAAGAAACTGCCAAAGTTCTTATTTCTCCATCATTCTGGAATGACGTCGTTCGGGCTCTTAAAGTTGGTGGTCCTTTGATTAGGGTGCTTCGTATGGTGGATGGGGAGAGAAAACCACCAATGGGCTATCTTTATGAAATTATGGATAGAGCCAAAGAGACTATTGAAACGTCATTTGAGGGAGATGTTAGGAAATATGAGAAAGTTTTTGAGATTATTGATAGCAGGTGGTCGAATCAACTCCATCGACCTTTGCATGCAGCAGGCCATCTTCTAAACCCGAGATTATTAATAATACTTTGGATTCAGAGGTATGGGTTGGATACCATCAAtgttgattcaatttgttacattttcaaaatagattga